The Brenneria rubrifaciens genome has a window encoding:
- the wecB gene encoding non-hydrolyzing UDP-N-acetylglucosamine 2-epimerase: protein MHTVAFVIGTRPEAIKCAPVINAMASSEYLRPLVVSTGQHREMLDTTLAVFGIKADIDLAVMQPRQSLTEVTYRILQGLPSALASHSISAIVVHGDTATTLAGSLYAFQNHIPVIHIEAGLRSGNIKSPFPEEANRRLVAQISALHLAPTGGNYRNLLHEGVDPSKIVITGNTVVDALRWGVQHAVDYGDPDLMDLDSDNRRVILASAHRRESWEHLSEIAEALSEISLEQDVRVVVPLHKNPVVREKIQARLQKNPNVSLVEPLPYLAFCKLMQRSYLIISDSSGAEEEGPTLGKPTLVLREVTERPEAVNLGTAKLVGRAREGIVSEAIALLRDEKRYLRMAVPISPYGDGNATTRTLEAITSFLMKDQRLVEGPWYKENSRIDTQHLEKPIISKYCGGVK from the coding sequence ATGCATACTGTTGCATTTGTTATAGGCACTCGCCCAGAGGCTATTAAATGCGCTCCGGTGATTAATGCAATGGCGAGTAGTGAATATCTCAGGCCGCTAGTGGTTTCCACCGGGCAGCACCGGGAAATGCTCGATACGACATTAGCTGTTTTTGGGATAAAAGCGGATATCGATTTGGCCGTTATGCAGCCCCGGCAAAGTTTAACGGAAGTCACTTATCGAATATTACAAGGCCTCCCCTCGGCATTGGCTTCTCATTCAATTTCTGCAATTGTCGTTCATGGTGATACAGCAACAACGTTGGCTGGGTCACTTTATGCTTTCCAAAACCATATTCCCGTTATTCATATTGAGGCCGGTCTTCGGAGCGGAAATATCAAGTCACCATTCCCGGAGGAAGCCAATCGCCGGCTGGTTGCTCAAATCAGCGCCTTGCATCTTGCTCCTACCGGTGGCAATTACCGAAATTTATTACATGAAGGTGTGGACCCCTCGAAAATAGTCATAACAGGGAATACCGTGGTTGATGCGTTGCGCTGGGGCGTGCAGCATGCTGTGGATTATGGTGATCCTGATTTAATGGATCTCGATAGCGACAATAGACGAGTCATTCTTGCATCTGCGCATCGACGTGAATCTTGGGAACATCTTTCTGAAATTGCAGAAGCTTTATCTGAAATTTCATTGGAACAAGATGTACGCGTCGTCGTCCCTTTACACAAAAACCCCGTCGTACGGGAAAAGATTCAGGCCCGCCTACAAAAAAATCCAAACGTATCGCTGGTTGAACCCTTGCCGTACCTGGCATTCTGCAAACTAATGCAGCGAAGTTATCTGATTATTTCCGATAGTAGCGGGGCGGAAGAGGAAGGTCCCACCCTCGGTAAACCCACTTTGGTATTGCGTGAGGTCACTGAGCGTCCCGAAGCCGTCAATCTTGGGACGGCCAAACTTGTAGGACGTGCCCGTGAAGGCATTGTCTCAGAAGCTATCGCACTTCTGCGGGATGAAAAGCGTTATCTTCGTATGGCAGTGCCGATTAGCCCATATGGGGATGGTAATGCGACAACGAGGACTCTTGAAGCTATTACATCATTTCTGATGAAAGATCAGCGTTTGGTGGAAGGGCCTTGGTATAAGGAAAATAGCCGCATTGATACTCAGCATCTGGAAAAACCGATAATAAGTAAATATTGTGGAGGCGTGAAATGA
- a CDS encoding putative quinol monooxygenase, protein MTSKVLTVVAQLTAKPGQEEELGRRLRNMIPPTRVEKGCINYDLHRSNDDPATWMFYENWESKEDLDAHIAAQHFTDFQKVKDEVLAKEMVVQYFSPIKGD, encoded by the coding sequence ATGACTAGTAAAGTCCTTACCGTTGTCGCTCAATTGACCGCAAAGCCTGGTCAGGAAGAAGAACTTGGCCGTCGACTGCGTAATATGATCCCTCCCACTCGAGTGGAAAAGGGATGTATTAATTATGATCTGCATCGTTCTAACGATGATCCCGCAACATGGATGTTTTATGAAAACTGGGAATCAAAAGAAGATTTGGACGCTCATATTGCGGCTCAGCATTTTACTGATTTTCAAAAAGTGAAAGATGAAGTGCTGGCGAAAGAGATGGTTGTTCAGTATTTCTCTCCAATTAAAGGTGATTAA
- a CDS encoding helix-turn-helix domain-containing protein, whose translation MQKRTVQRGRPAGTTTFDAELAHAFGAAVRKLRIERGIAQESLANLAGIERSHLGKVERGEHMPTLVNIFKIARALKCSTAVLMAETENQIPGTQKDV comes from the coding sequence ATGCAGAAGCGAACTGTTCAACGCGGCCGACCAGCCGGCACAACCACCTTTGACGCCGAACTGGCCCATGCTTTCGGCGCGGCTGTCCGTAAACTGCGTATAGAACGTGGAATAGCACAAGAATCACTGGCTAACCTGGCCGGGATTGAGCGTTCCCACTTAGGTAAAGTAGAGCGTGGCGAACATATGCCAACTTTGGTAAACATCTTTAAAATTGCGCGTGCGCTTAAGTGCAGTACCGCCGTGCTCATGGCTGAGACAGAAAACCAGATTCCAGGGACTCAAAAAGACGTTTAG
- a CDS encoding relaxase/mobilization nuclease and DUF3363 domain-containing protein yields the protein MNQNDDDRFRPRMGKNRQRGDPFINRVIRQTNKAGAKAAKAGLRPGSRLGRGHVAASFASDFRTPNDRRVTIKTRLVNLRKAGARSTSTHLRYIEREGVGRHGEPGKAYGPITDEADLKEFDKRGREDRHQFRFIVSPEDAEQIDDLRSYTRQLMARMEADLGTGLEWVAVDHWNTDNPHTHIVLRGKDDNGKDLIISRDYIAEGMRMRASALATEWLGPRTELEIQLTRLREVEQERWTTLDRILMRERADDGRIYIERFAAPRLQSQRQMLIGRLQRLTRMGLASEHQSGIWQIHADAETTLRAMGERGDIIRTMQRTMNGKPRELMVFQPDKGDFLVGRVAGKGLADELYDKGYLVVDGLDGRAHYVTLPPRAELEQYQTGSVVEVKPAAYLRPSDQNIVALAAGGLYRADHHLAVARQQNVPDRDPQELVASYVRRLEALRRAGIVERMAEGVWRVPGDLPERGRQYDVQRLGGGAVVELKSHLPIERQIRVIGATWLDQQLIGGGRGLGDMGFGGEVKDALRQRANFLIEQGLAEKRGQRVYLARNLLETLRDRELVKAALDIAAETGLEHRHVTDGKRISGIYRRSIKLASGRYAMLEDGKGFSLVPWKPVVEKRLGNEVSVMVRGNRVSWDIGRRQDLHL from the coding sequence ATGAATCAAAATGACGACGATCGTTTTCGTCCTCGTATGGGAAAAAACCGACAGCGAGGCGATCCTTTTATCAACCGAGTGATACGGCAGACTAATAAAGCCGGTGCGAAAGCAGCCAAAGCAGGGCTACGGCCTGGTTCTCGTCTTGGCCGCGGCCATGTTGCTGCGAGCTTTGCCAGTGATTTTCGCACACCGAACGATCGCCGCGTCACTATCAAAACTCGGCTGGTTAACCTAAGAAAAGCCGGTGCGCGTTCAACGTCAACCCATCTGCGCTATATCGAGCGTGAGGGGGTCGGCCGTCACGGCGAGCCGGGGAAAGCCTACGGTCCGATTACCGACGAAGCCGATTTGAAAGAGTTTGACAAACGCGGACGGGAGGATCGACACCAGTTTCGTTTTATCGTCTCACCAGAAGATGCGGAGCAAATCGATGATTTGCGTTCCTATACCCGACAATTGATGGCGCGTATGGAGGCCGATCTGGGGACCGGCCTGGAGTGGGTGGCAGTCGATCACTGGAACACCGACAATCCGCATACTCATATCGTGTTGCGCGGCAAGGATGATAACGGTAAGGATTTGATCATCTCTCGCGATTACATCGCTGAAGGTATGCGAATGCGAGCGTCGGCATTAGCAACTGAATGGTTGGGGCCGCGAACTGAGCTGGAGATTCAACTAACGCGGCTACGTGAGGTGGAGCAAGAGCGCTGGACCACTCTGGATCGTATCTTGATGCGTGAAAGGGCCGATGATGGGCGGATATACATCGAACGTTTTGCCGCGCCGCGTTTGCAAAGCCAACGACAGATGCTGATTGGTCGTCTGCAACGTTTAACTCGCATGGGATTGGCATCCGAACACCAGTCCGGTATCTGGCAAATACATGCCGACGCAGAAACGACGCTACGCGCAATGGGCGAGCGCGGCGATATCATCCGGACTATGCAACGCACTATGAACGGCAAGCCGCGTGAACTGATGGTATTCCAGCCCGATAAGGGGGACTTCCTCGTTGGCCGTGTGGCAGGAAAAGGGTTGGCTGACGAACTGTACGACAAGGGTTATCTGGTCGTCGATGGACTTGACGGTAGAGCGCATTATGTGACGTTGCCGCCGCGGGCGGAGCTGGAGCAATATCAGACCGGCTCGGTGGTGGAGGTAAAGCCTGCGGCATATCTGCGCCCCTCTGATCAAAACATTGTCGCGCTGGCCGCTGGCGGTTTGTACCGTGCCGACCATCATCTGGCCGTTGCCAGGCAGCAAAATGTGCCCGACCGCGATCCGCAAGAGTTAGTGGCATCCTATGTCCGTCGACTGGAAGCCCTGCGCCGGGCCGGTATTGTGGAGCGCATGGCCGAAGGCGTCTGGCGTGTGCCGGGCGATCTGCCCGAACGCGGTCGCCAGTATGACGTCCAGCGTCTGGGCGGTGGTGCTGTGGTGGAACTGAAGTCGCACTTGCCCATTGAGCGTCAGATCCGCGTAATCGGCGCAACCTGGCTGGACCAGCAGTTAATTGGCGGCGGCAGAGGGCTGGGCGATATGGGATTTGGAGGCGAAGTGAAAGACGCTCTGCGGCAGCGCGCCAATTTTCTGATCGAACAAGGGCTGGCCGAGAAGCGCGGACAGCGAGTCTATCTGGCTCGCAACCTATTGGAGACATTACGTGATCGAGAACTTGTGAAAGCTGCTCTGGATATCGCAGCTGAAACTGGCTTGGAACATCGTCATGTCACTGATGGTAAAAGAATTAGCGGCATTTACCGGCGTAGTATCAAACTTGCTAGCGGACGTTATGCGATGCTGGAGGATGGCAAGGGATTCAGTCTTGTTCCATGGAAACCGGTGGTTGAAAAGCGGTTGGGAAATGAAGTTTCGGTGATGGTGCGTGGTAATCGTGTTTCGTGGGATATTGGCCGGCGGCAAGACTTACATTTATAG
- a CDS encoding S26 family signal peptidase: MNVFFLFGTTSYACLRLLVIGLSACGIAALAWASFNTPIPRVVYNPTDSVAVGWYRIEPIGSMQQPLSAGSIVLTHLPADAWILAAQRGYLPAHIPLLKRVGAVAPQHVCIVNGEVRVDSRPVAVVLLTDSHGQSLSPWPGCRQLKSGELFLLSTASSASFDSRYFGPVRTSSLKGIARPLVPEMFIGD; the protein is encoded by the coding sequence ATGAACGTTTTCTTTCTATTCGGTACAACATCTTATGCTTGTCTGCGCCTGCTGGTTATTGGTCTTTCCGCTTGCGGTATTGCTGCACTGGCTTGGGCTTCCTTCAACACGCCGATACCGCGTGTGGTTTACAACCCAACAGATAGCGTGGCGGTTGGCTGGTATCGCATAGAGCCGATTGGTTCAATGCAGCAGCCATTGTCCGCGGGCAGCATTGTGTTAACCCATTTGCCAGCAGACGCTTGGATTCTTGCTGCACAACGCGGTTATCTGCCAGCGCATATTCCGTTACTTAAACGCGTGGGCGCGGTTGCGCCGCAACATGTATGCATCGTGAATGGAGAAGTACGTGTCGATAGCAGACCTGTAGCTGTCGTACTGCTTACTGATAGTCATGGCCAGTCGCTATCCCCTTGGCCGGGATGCCGACAGCTCAAATCCGGTGAGCTTTTTCTGCTAAGTACCGCCAGTTCCGCATCGTTCGATAGTCGCTATTTCGGACCGGTCCGCACTTCAAGTTTGAAGGGCATCGCACGACCACTCGTACCTGAAATGTTTATCGGTGATTGA
- a CDS encoding replication initiator protein A, translating to MLRPQQSSAQQAHEPLDLFRALPGDMAPRDAQDLMAYPFFSLAKSRRTAPIDYCAGGITIRVEGTAEHGIATIWDADILIWAASQVVEARDAGISTSRLMHATPYEILKFIGRGTSLRDYQRLKASLDRLQSTSVATSIRAPVGRRLHRFSWINEWRERADARGAPQGIELILPDWFYAGVLDSTLVLTIDPAYFRLSGGIERWLYRLVRKHAGRQVGGWRFDFRHLYRKSGSTARPSDFAYDLRALVARQSLPGYVLTIERISGGTELLIFKPVLSTARG from the coding sequence ATGCTCAGACCACAGCAATCTTCCGCTCAGCAAGCACACGAACCGCTCGATCTTTTTCGGGCACTACCGGGCGATATGGCACCGCGCGATGCGCAGGACTTAATGGCCTATCCGTTTTTTTCGCTGGCAAAATCACGGCGTACAGCGCCGATCGATTATTGTGCAGGCGGTATCACCATTCGTGTAGAAGGCACTGCCGAACATGGCATTGCCACCATTTGGGATGCCGACATTTTGATTTGGGCGGCCAGTCAGGTCGTCGAAGCCAGAGACGCAGGTATTTCGACTTCGCGTCTAATGCATGCGACGCCTTACGAAATCCTGAAATTTATTGGGCGCGGCACATCGCTGCGCGACTATCAACGTTTGAAAGCCTCCTTGGATCGTTTGCAATCGACCTCGGTAGCGACATCTATTCGTGCGCCAGTAGGGCGGCGCTTGCATCGTTTCTCCTGGATCAACGAATGGCGGGAACGAGCCGACGCGCGGGGGGCGCCACAAGGGATCGAGTTGATCCTGCCGGATTGGTTCTATGCTGGCGTGCTCGATTCAACTCTGGTGTTAACAATCGATCCTGCGTATTTCCGACTGAGCGGGGGCATCGAACGTTGGTTGTATCGTCTGGTACGCAAACACGCTGGCAGGCAAGTCGGGGGATGGCGATTCGATTTTCGGCACTTATACCGCAAATCCGGCAGTACAGCTCGGCCTTCCGATTTTGCCTACGATCTGCGCGCGCTGGTCGCCCGGCAGTCACTACCGGGTTATGTCCTGACCATCGAACGTATATCAGGCGGAACCGAGCTACTTATCTTCAAACCGGTGTTGTCAACGGCACGGGGATAA
- a CDS encoding helix-turn-helix domain-containing protein, protein MRPAPIRPDAAIPQSQATSQPPRYLTNDEAAEYLRLSPRTLEKQRVIGGGPRFRKFGRRVMYAVSDLDIWANQHSFETTSDPEYAEHHSADSRVR, encoded by the coding sequence ATGCGACCCGCACCTATACGACCTGATGCCGCTATCCCACAATCTCAGGCGACATCGCAACCACCACGTTATCTGACGAATGACGAAGCCGCCGAATATTTGCGGCTATCACCCCGAACGCTCGAAAAACAGCGCGTTATTGGTGGTGGGCCTCGATTTCGTAAATTTGGCCGACGCGTCATGTATGCGGTATCCGATCTCGACATTTGGGCAAATCAGCACAGCTTCGAGACAACGTCTGATCCTGAATATGCCGAGCACCATTCGGCTGATAGCCGTGTACGCTGA
- a CDS encoding DUF2285 domain-containing protein, translated as MEKPTSGYGNPTAGYLYILHLDGSALAWEYLRRNPDYRRAWLCHQRQPDTARRWGLHQLENPALDARDAHPAWLSDYNAAVQLYPDADPPLNAISFKFWHIPGRKQLLHDGKRLMLQSYWPSCCLRLALMSDLADGMAYLYAFSAGVAPYSRNRTMAAELDKCIASAMVTPVAKACTRPSPTALLELHTLQALDATLAGASLREVAEVLFGMDAVREGWYADSGLRSRTRRLVRRGKCMSREGYRRLAQQGSPAKGRFALVEKRP; from the coding sequence ATGGAAAAACCAACTTCTGGCTATGGGAACCCAACCGCCGGCTATCTTTATATCCTCCATCTTGATGGTTCCGCATTAGCTTGGGAATATCTACGCCGTAACCCTGATTACCGGCGAGCCTGGTTGTGCCATCAGCGGCAACCGGATACAGCAAGACGCTGGGGATTACATCAACTGGAAAATCCAGCGTTAGATGCGCGCGATGCTCATCCTGCCTGGTTATCAGACTATAACGCCGCAGTGCAGCTATACCCGGATGCAGATCCTCCACTGAACGCTATTTCTTTCAAGTTCTGGCACATACCTGGGCGCAAACAATTGCTACACGATGGAAAGCGGTTGATGTTGCAGTCCTACTGGCCGAGCTGTTGCCTGCGATTAGCACTAATGTCGGATCTGGCTGATGGTATGGCTTATCTATATGCGTTCAGTGCTGGTGTCGCACCTTATTCCCGTAACCGGACTATGGCAGCCGAATTGGATAAGTGTATCGCTTCGGCAATGGTGACTCCTGTGGCAAAAGCGTGTACTCGTCCATCGCCAACCGCTTTGCTGGAATTACATACTCTTCAAGCGCTTGATGCCACTCTGGCGGGTGCCTCTTTACGGGAGGTGGCTGAGGTGTTGTTTGGCATGGATGCAGTGCGTGAGGGTTGGTATGCCGATAGCGGTCTGCGCTCCAGAACAAGACGATTGGTGCGCCGTGGCAAATGCATGAGTCGAGAAGGCTATCGTCGCCTGGCACAGCAAGGTTCCCCAGCGAAGGGCCGTTTTGCCTTAGTGGAAAAACGACCCTGA
- a CDS encoding DUF736 domain-containing protein, protein MANIGTFTAQSNGFTGTIHTLTLNVKAKFIPIDSSSEHAPDYRIQSTGGYDIGAAWKKISQTKRSYLSVILDDPSFPSIIYARLIEEENGAYNLIWSRSKSTA, encoded by the coding sequence ATGGCTAACATCGGCACCTTCACTGCACAAAGCAATGGCTTCACTGGCACCATTCATACTCTGACGCTTAATGTTAAGGCCAAATTTATTCCCATCGACAGCAGTAGCGAGCATGCTCCCGATTACCGCATCCAGAGTACCGGTGGCTACGATATCGGTGCGGCCTGGAAGAAAATCAGCCAGACGAAACGGTCTTACCTTTCAGTAATCCTCGACGATCCCTCCTTCCCGTCAATAATTTATGCCCGCCTGATCGAGGAAGAAAACGGTGCATACAACCTGATTTGGTCGCGTAGCAAATCGACGGCCTGA